Proteins encoded by one window of Pseudonocardia sp. HH130629-09:
- a CDS encoding diacylglycerol/lipid kinase family protein translates to MAEPIDSVLVVFNPGSTGDADVLAEKLRDELHAARPELSVRLVPTEYAGHARVIARDAASAGGRPLIVSASGDGGYNEVVNGIMDVPGTAAAVAVLAAGNANDHDRVTAPRPLAEAILDGRPEPMDLLEMHRDEDPPRYAHSYIGFGLTPVVALQIEKGGKGSIREVITTVRAFWAFIPFEVEFSRGDRRRIDNLVFANIGEMAKVAELSATSRPDDGRFEVVLLEHRPKWKQLWVAARAAFAGLGRRPSTSDFRFTSCGPMPVQIDGEVDEVEAGTSIRIRCAAGALNVVR, encoded by the coding sequence GTGGCTGAGCCGATCGACTCCGTGCTGGTGGTCTTCAACCCGGGCAGTACCGGGGATGCCGACGTGCTCGCCGAAAAGTTGCGCGACGAGCTCCACGCCGCCCGGCCCGAGCTGAGCGTGCGGCTGGTACCCACCGAGTACGCCGGGCACGCCCGGGTCATCGCCCGGGACGCCGCGTCCGCCGGTGGGCGCCCGCTCATCGTCTCGGCGTCCGGCGACGGCGGCTACAACGAGGTCGTCAACGGGATCATGGACGTGCCGGGCACCGCCGCCGCGGTCGCCGTCCTGGCTGCCGGGAACGCGAACGACCACGACCGCGTCACCGCACCTCGTCCGCTGGCCGAGGCGATCCTCGACGGCCGCCCAGAGCCGATGGATCTGCTCGAGATGCACCGCGACGAGGACCCGCCGCGCTACGCGCACTCCTACATCGGGTTCGGGCTGACCCCGGTCGTCGCGCTGCAGATCGAGAAGGGCGGCAAGGGCAGCATCCGGGAGGTCATCACCACGGTGCGGGCGTTCTGGGCGTTCATCCCGTTCGAGGTGGAGTTCTCCCGCGGCGACCGGCGCCGGATCGACAACCTGGTCTTCGCCAACATCGGCGAGATGGCGAAGGTCGCCGAGCTGTCGGCCACCAGCCGTCCCGACGACGGCCGGTTCGAGGTCGTGCTGCTGGAGCACCGTCCGAAGTGGAAGCAGCTGTGGGTGGCCGCCCGGGCTGCGTTCGCCGGGCTCGGCCGGCGGCCGTCCACATCGGACTTCCGGTTCACCTCGTGCGGGCCGATGCCGGTGCAGATCGACGGCGAGGTCGACGAGGTCGAGGCCGGGACCTCGATCCGCATCCGCTGCGCGGCGGGGGCGTTGAACGTCGTGCGCTGA
- a CDS encoding SDR family NAD(P)-dependent oxidoreductase, with translation MDLQLNGRRAIVTGGSRGIGLATARALAAEGARVALFARDAGALESAAAGLRAEGAPEVLAVAVDTTDDDAVRRGVAVVANRLGGVDVLVNAAARPASAGPPTDLVSITDDAVRVELETKVLGYLRCARAVAPLMRAQGWGRIVNVSGLNARKSSSLVGSVRNVAVASMTAALAQELGPHGINVTVVHPGVTETERTPAALAARAESAGITEAQARAELDATTTIGRITTAAEVADVITFLCSPRSVAVTGDAVAAGGGTPGVVHY, from the coding sequence ATGGACCTGCAACTGAACGGGCGTCGGGCGATCGTGACGGGCGGGAGCCGCGGCATCGGGTTGGCGACGGCCAGGGCGCTCGCCGCCGAGGGTGCCCGGGTCGCGTTGTTCGCGCGTGACGCCGGGGCCCTGGAGTCCGCCGCGGCCGGGCTGCGCGCCGAGGGGGCACCGGAGGTGCTCGCCGTCGCGGTCGACACCACCGACGACGACGCGGTCCGTCGCGGCGTGGCCGTGGTCGCGAACCGGCTCGGCGGGGTGGACGTGCTGGTGAACGCCGCCGCGCGACCGGCGAGCGCGGGCCCGCCGACCGACCTGGTCTCCATCACCGACGACGCGGTGCGGGTCGAGCTGGAGACGAAGGTGCTCGGCTACCTGCGGTGTGCGCGGGCCGTCGCGCCGCTGATGCGCGCGCAGGGGTGGGGCCGGATCGTGAACGTCAGCGGCCTGAACGCGCGGAAGTCGTCGTCGCTGGTGGGGTCGGTGCGCAACGTCGCGGTGGCCTCGATGACGGCGGCGCTCGCCCAGGAGCTGGGTCCGCACGGCATCAACGTGACGGTCGTGCACCCCGGTGTCACCGAGACCGAGCGGACGCCCGCCGCCCTCGCCGCGCGGGCGGAGTCGGCGGGGATCACCGAGGCGCAGGCGCGCGCGGAGCTCGACGCGACGACGACGATCGGCCGCATCACGACCGCCGCGGAGGTCGCCGACGTCATCACTTTCCTGTGCTCGCCCCGTTCTGTCGCCGTCACCGGGGACGCTGTCGCCGCGGGTGGAGGGACACCGGGGGTCGTGCACTACTGA
- a CDS encoding RNA-binding S4 domain-containing protein, which yields MEGTRVDRWLWSVRLAKTRADAATACRGGHVRINDRPAKPAATVQVGDRVRVRVYDRNRIVEVTRVIEKRVGAPIAQECYIDHTPPEPTAAGQPLFAHRDRGAGRPTKRDRRMLDQLGLSRRTS from the coding sequence ATGGAGGGGACCCGCGTGGACCGGTGGCTGTGGTCGGTGCGTCTGGCCAAGACCCGCGCCGACGCCGCGACGGCCTGCCGCGGCGGGCACGTGCGGATCAACGACCGGCCCGCGAAGCCGGCCGCGACGGTGCAGGTCGGCGACCGGGTACGGGTGCGGGTGTACGACCGGAACCGGATCGTCGAGGTCACCCGGGTGATCGAGAAGCGGGTCGGCGCGCCGATCGCGCAGGAGTGCTACATCGACCACACCCCGCCGGAGCCGACCGCCGCGGGACAGCCGCTGTTCGCCCACCGCGACCGCGGGGCGGGGCGTCCGACGAAACGCGACCGCCGGATGCTCGACCAGCTGGGGCTGTCCCGCCGCACCTCCTAG
- a CDS encoding quinone-dependent dihydroorotate dehydrogenase: protein MYDALMRHVLRHLPSEPAHRMGFGVVRALGTAPVVGERVAERLAPSDPVLRTRALDLEFAGPLGLAAGFDKDAEGVLALGRLGFGAVEIGTVTGRAQPGNPRPRLFRLVDDAALVNRMGFNNSGAGTVGPRLAALRTRPGPGMPVLGVNIGKSKAVPAEDAASDYRASAAALGAYADYVVVNVSSPNTPGLRDLQQVDVLEPLLVAVREELGRVSGGRRVPLLVKITVDLAPEDLDAVADLARRLRLDGVVATNTTVSRDGLRTAPDVVAAAGAGGLSGRPLTEPARSVVRQLRTRLDDGQVVISAGGIADAEEAYRRIRSGAALVQAYTGFIYGGLLWPARVHRELAALLRADGFSCVDDAVGADL, encoded by the coding sequence ATGTACGACGCCCTCATGCGCCACGTGCTCCGGCACCTCCCGTCCGAGCCCGCGCACCGGATGGGGTTCGGTGTGGTCCGCGCACTCGGGACCGCGCCCGTCGTGGGTGAGCGGGTCGCGGAGCGGCTCGCCCCGTCGGACCCGGTGCTGCGCACCCGGGCGCTAGATCTGGAGTTCGCCGGCCCGCTCGGTCTGGCCGCCGGTTTCGACAAGGACGCCGAGGGTGTTCTCGCACTCGGCAGGCTCGGGTTCGGCGCGGTCGAGATCGGGACGGTGACCGGGCGGGCGCAGCCCGGGAACCCACGGCCCCGCCTGTTCCGGCTCGTCGACGACGCCGCCCTGGTCAACCGGATGGGCTTCAACAACTCCGGTGCCGGGACCGTCGGGCCGCGCCTCGCCGCGCTGCGCACCCGCCCCGGACCGGGGATGCCGGTGCTGGGGGTCAACATCGGCAAGAGCAAGGCGGTGCCCGCCGAGGACGCGGCGTCGGACTACCGCGCGAGCGCCGCGGCGCTGGGCGCCTACGCCGACTACGTCGTGGTCAACGTCAGCTCACCGAACACCCCAGGTCTGCGGGACCTGCAGCAGGTCGACGTACTGGAGCCGCTGCTCGTCGCGGTGCGGGAGGAGCTGGGCCGGGTCTCCGGCGGACGTCGTGTGCCGCTGCTCGTGAAGATCACCGTGGACCTGGCTCCGGAGGACCTCGACGCCGTGGCCGACCTGGCCCGGCGCCTGCGCCTCGACGGGGTCGTCGCCACGAACACGACCGTGTCACGCGACGGCCTGCGCACCGCTCCCGACGTCGTCGCCGCGGCCGGTGCCGGCGGCTTGTCCGGACGCCCGTTGACCGAGCCTGCCCGGTCGGTCGTCCGACAGCTGCGCACCCGGCTCGACGACGGCCAGGTCGTCATCTCCGCCGGTGGGATCGCCGACGCGGAGGAGGCCTACCGGCGGATCCGCTCCGGTGCGGCGCTGGTGCAGGCCTACACCGGGTTCATCTACGGCGGTCTGCTCTGGCCCGCGCGCGTCCACCGGGAGCTCGCGGCGCTGCTGCGTGCCGACGGGTTCTCGTGTGTCGACGACGCCGTGGGTGCCGATCTCTGA